One region of Corallococcus silvisoli genomic DNA includes:
- a CDS encoding alpha/beta fold hydrolase yields MVLENFQVGTGDLPTVMLHGFLGTGRNLRSLAVAWTQADPRRRILLPDLTGHGASPALPPDATLTTLALHVVDTLDAQGITGAIDWVGHSLGGRVALAASLEASDRVGSVSLLDIAPGPVPLDLSESGYVLDILLKAPPRADSRRELKANLTGNGLSEGLSDWLLMNLVPDGDGVRWRFDRDALFGLHRRVNGEDLWPAVERPVHPPLRCIRGGRSRYVPEESARRLEAAGCPVALLPDAGHFVHVDSPQAVLAWLMAP; encoded by the coding sequence GTGGTGCTCGAGAATTTCCAGGTAGGCACGGGTGACCTGCCCACGGTGATGCTGCACGGCTTCCTGGGCACGGGCCGCAACCTGCGCTCGCTCGCCGTCGCGTGGACGCAGGCCGACCCGCGCCGCCGCATCCTCCTGCCCGACCTCACGGGCCACGGCGCCTCCCCCGCCCTGCCCCCGGACGCCACCCTGACCACGCTCGCGCTCCACGTCGTGGACACGCTGGACGCGCAGGGCATCACCGGCGCCATCGACTGGGTGGGCCACTCGCTGGGCGGGCGCGTGGCGCTCGCCGCCAGCCTGGAGGCCTCCGACCGGGTGGGCAGCGTATCGCTGCTCGACATCGCGCCGGGGCCCGTGCCGCTGGACCTGTCGGAGAGCGGCTACGTGCTGGACATCCTCCTCAAGGCCCCGCCCCGCGCCGACAGCCGCCGCGAGCTGAAGGCGAACCTCACCGGCAACGGCCTGTCCGAGGGCCTCTCGGACTGGCTCCTCATGAACCTGGTGCCCGACGGCGACGGCGTGCGCTGGCGCTTCGACCGCGACGCCCTCTTCGGCCTGCACCGGCGCGTCAACGGCGAGGACCTCTGGCCCGCCGTGGAGCGCCCCGTCCATCCGCCCCTGCGCTGCATCCGGGGGGGCCGCAGCCGGTATGTGCCGGAGGAGAGCGCCCGGCGCCTGGAGGCCGCGGGCTGCCCCGTGGCCCTCCTCCCGGACGCGGGCCACTTCGTCCACGTGGACAGCCCCCAGGCCGTGCTCGCGTGGCTGATGGCCCCGTGA
- a CDS encoding nuclear transport factor 2 family protein gives MASVSWLLLALGANPVAPVAPAPADPKVAVATVLDDWHRAAAVANEARYFALFTPDAVFMGTDGEERWTVDQFHAWAKPYFAKGKAWSFKAVSRNVFLSKDGQVAWFDEALDTPNLGPARGSGVLVKEAAGWRIAQYNLSIPIPNDLVDEVTNRIATDAKTKPAPATPAKAPPKP, from the coding sequence ATGGCATCCGTCTCCTGGTTGTTGCTGGCGCTTGGCGCCAACCCCGTCGCGCCCGTGGCCCCGGCCCCGGCCGACCCGAAGGTGGCGGTGGCCACGGTGCTGGACGACTGGCACCGCGCGGCGGCGGTGGCGAACGAGGCGCGCTACTTCGCGCTCTTCACGCCGGACGCGGTCTTCATGGGCACGGATGGCGAGGAGCGCTGGACGGTGGACCAGTTCCACGCCTGGGCGAAGCCCTACTTCGCCAAGGGCAAGGCCTGGAGCTTCAAGGCGGTGTCCCGCAACGTGTTCCTGTCGAAGGACGGCCAGGTGGCGTGGTTCGACGAGGCCCTGGACACGCCCAACCTGGGCCCGGCGCGGGGCAGCGGCGTGCTGGTGAAGGAGGCGGCCGGGTGGCGAATCGCCCAGTACAACCTCTCCATCCCCATCCCCAACGACCTGGTGGATGAAGTGACGAACCGCATCGCCACGGACGCGAAGACGAAGCCCGCGCCCGCCACTCCGGCGAAGGCGCCGCCCAAGCCCTGA
- the hxsD gene encoding His-Xaa-Ser system protein HxsD, with protein sequence MSGNPPIGDASFVFHEGRIRLTLDLRVYRLSAVQKASYRFAEHFTAALGTPEGHLLSVTCLFRPETREAEALESVRCYFQELLDQELREQIGDETRSVRALILAQAFSRTDLIRRD encoded by the coding sequence TTGAGTGGTAATCCTCCTATCGGAGATGCCTCGTTCGTCTTCCACGAGGGACGCATCCGCCTGACGCTCGACCTTCGCGTCTATCGCCTCTCCGCCGTACAGAAGGCCAGCTATCGCTTCGCGGAGCACTTCACGGCGGCCCTGGGGACGCCGGAGGGGCACCTGCTCTCCGTCACCTGTCTCTTCCGGCCGGAGACGCGTGAGGCGGAGGCGCTGGAGTCGGTCCGCTGCTACTTCCAGGAGCTGCTGGACCAGGAGTTGCGCGAGCAGATTGGCGACGAGACCCGGTCTGTCCGGGCGTTGATTCTCGCGCAGGCCTTCTCTCGGACGGACCTCATCCGGCGGGACTGA
- the hxsB gene encoding His-Xaa-Ser system radical SAM maturase HxsB, with translation MFQERAAFQPDPDYRLAPFRFSLLDGNRYVLTNDVGEHVVLSREDLVAFARRALPPDSASYKALKSRHFMFDRQSRVALDLLALKYRTRAEQLADFTGLHIFVVTLRCDHSCPYCQVSRQVEDRTRFDMTPEHADRALALTFQSPSPSLKIEFQGGEPLLNFGLIRYVVERALALNQTQGRNLQFVIATNLSRLSEEVLDFCREHGIFLSTSLDGPEDLHNAQRPVRGGDSHQRTVAAIRRAREALGEQAVSALMTTTRTSLERVEEIIDEYVRLGFHGIFLRNLSPYGFAVRGKLSQAYDVDRWIAFYKRGLAHILKLNARGYALREEFTAILLQKLFSPQGANYVDLQSPAGLGIGALVYNYDGFVYASDEGRMLAEMGDFSFRLGHVASDDAAALLTSESLLAHLSDTMPEGVPMCSDCAFLPLCGADPVFHRATQGDAVGHKAFSAFCKKQMAVLRHVITLLEDEPSARETLLGWL, from the coding sequence ATGTTCCAGGAGCGCGCGGCCTTCCAGCCCGACCCGGACTACAGGCTCGCACCCTTCCGTTTCAGCCTGCTGGACGGCAACCGCTATGTGCTGACCAACGACGTGGGTGAGCACGTGGTCCTCTCGCGTGAGGACCTCGTCGCGTTCGCCCGCCGTGCGCTGCCGCCAGACTCCGCGAGCTACAAGGCGCTCAAGTCCCGGCACTTCATGTTCGACCGGCAGTCTCGGGTGGCGTTGGATCTGCTGGCCCTCAAGTACCGGACCCGGGCCGAGCAGCTCGCGGACTTCACGGGCCTGCACATCTTCGTGGTTACCCTGCGCTGCGACCACTCCTGTCCGTACTGCCAGGTGTCGCGACAGGTGGAGGACCGGACCCGGTTCGACATGACTCCGGAGCACGCGGACCGGGCCCTGGCGCTGACGTTCCAGAGTCCATCGCCGTCGCTCAAGATCGAGTTCCAGGGTGGCGAACCGCTGCTCAACTTTGGCCTCATCCGCTACGTCGTCGAACGCGCGCTGGCGCTGAACCAGACGCAGGGCAGGAACCTCCAGTTCGTCATCGCCACCAACCTGTCCCGCTTGTCGGAGGAGGTCCTCGACTTCTGTCGCGAGCACGGCATCTTCCTCTCCACGTCGCTGGATGGGCCCGAGGACCTTCACAACGCACAGCGTCCGGTCCGGGGCGGTGACAGCCACCAGCGGACGGTGGCTGCCATCCGCCGCGCACGGGAGGCCCTGGGGGAGCAGGCCGTCTCCGCCCTCATGACCACCACCCGCACCAGCCTGGAGCGGGTGGAGGAGATCATCGACGAGTACGTGCGCTTGGGGTTCCACGGCATCTTCCTGCGCAACCTGAGTCCGTATGGCTTCGCGGTCCGGGGAAAGCTGTCCCAGGCCTATGACGTCGACAGGTGGATTGCCTTCTACAAGCGGGGGCTCGCTCACATCCTGAAGCTCAACGCGCGGGGGTACGCGCTGCGCGAGGAGTTCACGGCCATCCTCCTGCAGAAGCTCTTCTCCCCCCAGGGGGCGAACTACGTCGACCTCCAGTCGCCCGCGGGCCTGGGCATCGGCGCACTCGTCTATAACTACGATGGCTTCGTCTATGCCTCCGACGAAGGCAGGATGCTGGCGGAGATGGGGGACTTCTCGTTCCGCCTGGGCCACGTCGCGAGCGATGACGCCGCGGCCCTCCTGACGTCCGAATCCCTGCTGGCCCATTTGAGCGACACGATGCCGGAGGGTGTCCCCATGTGCAGCGACTGCGCCTTCCTGCCCCTCTGCGGCGCGGATCCGGTCTTCCACCGGGCGACGCAAGGGGACGCCGTCGGGCACAAGGCATTCAGCGCCTTCTGCAAGAAGCAGATGGCGGTCCTGCGGCATGTCATCACGCTGCTCGAGGATGAGCCGTCCGCCCGCGAGACGCTGCTTGGGTGGCTGTGA
- the hxsC gene encoding His-Xaa-Ser system radical SAM maturase HxsC, translated as MNASLSAPGLRPVSPSSAHPFIGRILEHPTSTARGGVPGILLVQGKPGALPPGFRAYLLEEASSDVGVSDAYVLPPGFHPLAEGDVVRVEPSNRRLSVLYRRASPSNSLLVTERCDNYCLMCSQPPRKQDDSWLLDELLELIPLISPETRELGITGGEPGLLGEGLLRLVDRLKTHLPETAVHLLSNGRRFSREDFAQGLGRLRHPDLMVGVPLYSDLPEEHDHVVQARGAYDETLRGILNLKRAGVRVELRVVIHALTSERLPELARFIARNLLFVDHVALMGLELMGFAKTNLPKLWVDPLDYQEPLRASVRILDRAGVSTSLYNHPLCVLPADLHAFARKSISDWKNVYFRECEGCSLREACGGFFASSALKRSRGIAAVPP; from the coding sequence ATGAACGCCAGCCTCTCCGCGCCGGGCCTTCGCCCCGTGTCTCCCTCGTCCGCCCACCCCTTCATCGGGCGGATCCTCGAACACCCCACCTCCACCGCGCGCGGTGGGGTGCCAGGGATCCTCCTGGTCCAGGGCAAGCCCGGCGCACTCCCGCCGGGCTTTCGCGCGTATCTGCTGGAGGAGGCGTCCTCGGATGTCGGTGTGTCCGATGCCTATGTCCTGCCACCTGGCTTTCACCCGCTCGCGGAGGGAGATGTGGTGCGGGTGGAGCCGTCGAACCGAAGGCTCAGCGTGCTCTACCGGCGGGCGTCCCCCTCCAACAGCCTGTTGGTCACCGAGCGCTGTGACAACTACTGCCTGATGTGCTCGCAGCCGCCGCGCAAGCAGGACGACTCCTGGCTGCTGGATGAGCTGCTGGAGCTCATCCCACTCATCTCACCCGAGACGCGCGAGCTGGGCATCACGGGCGGCGAGCCCGGCCTGCTGGGGGAGGGACTCCTCCGCCTCGTGGACAGGCTCAAGACGCATCTGCCGGAGACGGCGGTCCATCTGCTCTCCAATGGCCGGCGATTCTCGCGGGAGGACTTCGCGCAGGGACTCGGGAGGCTCCGTCATCCGGACCTGATGGTGGGCGTCCCGCTGTACTCCGACCTGCCAGAGGAGCACGACCACGTCGTGCAGGCCCGGGGCGCGTACGACGAAACCCTTCGCGGCATCCTGAACTTGAAGCGCGCGGGCGTCCGGGTGGAGCTCCGGGTCGTCATCCACGCCCTCACCTCCGAACGCCTGCCGGAGCTGGCCCGCTTCATCGCCCGGAACCTGCTCTTCGTGGACCACGTCGCGCTGATGGGGTTGGAGCTGATGGGCTTCGCGAAGACGAACCTGCCGAAGCTTTGGGTGGATCCGCTCGACTACCAGGAGCCCCTCCGCGCTTCGGTTCGCATCCTGGACCGCGCGGGCGTCAGCACCTCCCTCTACAACCATCCCCTCTGCGTGCTCCCCGCCGACCTCCATGCCTTCGCGCGCAAGAGCATCTCCGACTGGAAGAACGTCTACTTCCGCGAGTGTGAGGGGTGCTCCCTGCGAGAGGCCTGTGGCGGCTTCTTCGCGTCTTCGGCCCTGAAGCGCAGCCGGGGAATCGCGGCCGTGCCGCCGTGA
- a CDS encoding PE-PPE domain-containing protein, producing the protein MAIEGVGRGAIRPATPRSTDEASTPVAARNTVARAQVKADVFEAKSASAAGAVAGNANLPPVQSNTGTVQAGTVTLDEATKVARGALKVDASADPKTYDGMYLGSDGYAYPPDAFSISEVPPFKPEKPIASPTPTTYHVNGILTKPQDDMGEAQKLANETGTNVVPIYNATEGLPADVAQTGLDRLGLGNNKAAQTLADAVYNDLQAGKKVNVTGYSQGGAVVSSALRAVDNRVKGDMGGFWGNLPILGEGNRQKREALLGNINVSTFAGAGKTFPDGPKYTFYVNKQDPVPTWLGTHEFNPVTDIVTGIVSGLFPSIGIINGGPSTQAPKGATVHTFDSAGTNEDVFNVDGKHGINTYLNNIRDAS; encoded by the coding sequence ATGGCCATCGAGGGTGTTGGACGAGGAGCAATCCGGCCGGCGACGCCGCGGTCCACTGACGAAGCGTCCACGCCCGTCGCGGCGAGGAACACGGTCGCCCGTGCCCAGGTGAAGGCGGACGTCTTCGAGGCGAAGAGCGCCTCGGCCGCCGGCGCTGTCGCGGGCAACGCGAACCTCCCCCCGGTCCAGTCCAACACGGGAACGGTCCAGGCCGGTACGGTGACGCTGGACGAGGCGACGAAGGTGGCTCGCGGCGCGCTGAAGGTCGACGCGAGCGCCGACCCCAAGACGTACGACGGCATGTACCTGGGTTCGGATGGCTACGCGTATCCGCCGGACGCGTTCTCCATCTCCGAAGTCCCGCCGTTCAAGCCGGAGAAGCCCATCGCCTCCCCGACGCCGACGACGTACCACGTCAACGGCATCCTCACGAAGCCGCAGGACGACATGGGCGAGGCCCAGAAGCTGGCGAACGAGACGGGCACGAACGTGGTTCCCATCTACAACGCCACGGAGGGCCTGCCCGCGGACGTCGCGCAGACGGGCCTGGACCGGCTGGGCCTGGGGAACAACAAGGCGGCCCAGACGCTCGCCGACGCCGTCTACAACGACCTCCAGGCCGGCAAGAAGGTCAACGTCACGGGCTACAGCCAGGGCGGCGCCGTCGTGTCGAGCGCGTTGCGCGCGGTGGACAACCGCGTCAAGGGGGACATGGGCGGCTTCTGGGGCAACCTCCCCATCCTCGGCGAAGGCAACCGGCAGAAGCGCGAGGCGCTGCTCGGGAACATCAACGTCTCGACCTTCGCGGGCGCGGGCAAGACCTTCCCGGACGGGCCCAAGTACACGTTCTACGTCAACAAGCAGGACCCCGTGCCCACGTGGCTGGGCACGCACGAGTTCAACCCGGTGACGGACATCGTCACGGGCATCGTGTCGGGCCTCTTCCCGAGCATCGGCATCATCAACGGCGGCCCGTCGACCCAGGCTCCCAAGGGAGCGACCGTCCACACCTTCGACTCCGCCGGGACGAACGAAGACGTCTTCAACGTGGACGGCAAGCACGGCATCAACACGTACCTGAACAACATCCGGGACGCCTCGTGA
- a CDS encoding amidase, translating into MPYQRSPVKAPRLSGVALKAMVHTLERGGVGPVLVEKLMRDSGIVSWRELSAGDAPPVQYPLPPGAPATETQTPLEQAARAVAASPGEPTRETVAAFAHAYREGGMDPVAVVRKVHASIERLDGGADRLGLFIARKPDEVLRAAEASAERLRAGRPLSVLEGVPVVLKDEVDLAGFPTTLGTTFRPQVVSTDSTVAARLKAAGALILGKANMNEIGINPIGLNPHHGAARNPWNRGHITGGSSSASGAVVAAGLCPLSIGADGGGSIRIPAALCGIVGLKATWGRIPETGVPPLCWNVAHVGPMGLTVDDVAAMYAILAGPDGHDVVARQQPPHHLSGYEDGALKGVRLGLCTPYFEDADPDVVARCKEAVRALTDAGATVVEIPPPDLNTILWTHSCIILSEMTEAMLPQLKESASVFGLDSRTNLALGRHFRATDFVHALRHRHRLTRELLSLMADVDVIVTPTTASTAPAIPEATLPDGESNLPVVDALMRFIRLANLTGCPALSVPAGFDRAGLPVGFHLMGRPYEEHLLLRLGRVVEHAAEHRTPALHVNALRPG; encoded by the coding sequence GAGCGGGGCGGCGTCGGGCCGGTGCTGGTGGAGAAGTTGATGAGGGACAGCGGCATCGTGTCGTGGCGCGAGCTGTCCGCCGGAGACGCGCCGCCCGTCCAGTACCCCCTGCCCCCCGGGGCGCCCGCCACCGAAACCCAGACACCGCTGGAGCAGGCCGCGCGCGCCGTCGCCGCTTCGCCGGGCGAGCCGACGCGGGAGACGGTCGCGGCCTTCGCTCACGCCTACCGCGAAGGCGGGATGGATCCGGTGGCCGTGGTGCGGAAGGTCCATGCGTCCATCGAGCGGCTGGACGGCGGCGCGGACCGCCTGGGCCTCTTCATCGCGCGCAAGCCGGACGAGGTGCTGCGGGCCGCGGAGGCGTCAGCGGAGCGCCTGCGCGCGGGCAGGCCCTTGAGCGTGCTGGAGGGCGTGCCCGTGGTCCTGAAGGACGAGGTGGACCTGGCGGGCTTTCCCACGACGCTGGGCACCACGTTCCGCCCCCAGGTCGTCTCCACCGACTCGACGGTCGCCGCGCGCTTGAAGGCCGCGGGCGCGCTCATCCTGGGCAAGGCCAACATGAATGAGATTGGCATCAACCCCATCGGGTTGAACCCGCACCACGGCGCCGCGCGCAACCCGTGGAACCGGGGCCACATCACCGGCGGCAGCTCCAGCGCCTCCGGGGCCGTGGTGGCCGCGGGCCTGTGTCCGCTGAGCATCGGCGCGGACGGAGGCGGCTCCATCCGCATTCCCGCCGCGCTCTGCGGCATCGTCGGACTGAAGGCCACGTGGGGCCGCATCCCGGAGACCGGCGTTCCGCCGCTGTGCTGGAACGTGGCGCACGTCGGCCCCATGGGCCTCACGGTCGACGACGTCGCGGCGATGTATGCGATTCTCGCCGGTCCGGACGGGCATGACGTCGTCGCGCGGCAGCAGCCCCCGCATCACCTGTCAGGCTACGAGGATGGGGCGCTGAAGGGCGTCCGCCTGGGGCTCTGCACGCCCTACTTCGAGGACGCCGACCCGGACGTGGTGGCCCGGTGCAAGGAGGCCGTGCGCGCCCTCACCGACGCGGGGGCCACGGTGGTGGAGATTCCGCCGCCGGACCTGAACACGATCCTCTGGACGCACAGCTGCATCATCTTGAGTGAGATGACGGAGGCGATGCTGCCGCAGCTGAAGGAGAGCGCGTCGGTGTTCGGGCTCGACTCGCGAACCAACCTGGCGCTCGGGCGGCACTTCCGGGCCACGGACTTCGTCCACGCGCTGCGGCACCGGCACCGGCTGACGCGGGAGCTGCTGTCCCTCATGGCGGACGTGGACGTCATCGTCACCCCGACCACCGCCAGCACCGCCCCGGCGATCCCCGAAGCGACGCTCCCCGACGGCGAGTCGAACCTGCCCGTGGTGGATGCGTTGATGCGCTTCATCCGTCTGGCGAACCTCACGGGCTGCCCCGCCCTCTCCGTGCCCGCGGGCTTCGACCGCGCGGGCCTGCCCGTGGGCTTTCACCTGATGGGGCGGCCGTACGAGGAGCACCTGCTGCTGCGACTGGGACGGGTGGTGGAGCACGCGGCGGAGCACCGCACGCCGGCCCTCCACGTGAACGCCTTGCGGCCGGGTTGA